From a single Metopolophium dirhodum isolate CAU chromosome 6, ASM1992520v1, whole genome shotgun sequence genomic region:
- the LOC132947507 gene encoding uncharacterized protein LOC132947507 has product MYSPISHDLNNISNNDHFDLPDASSINIINNNVLDESITIVTDNGDNYESFVNNKAVELLSKWYNESGLPRNKVQSIMNDITTFLNDIVPPLKTEVESNFAGDSIIRLNVKFNILCDPFKNLNTEHKRFIAFHSLGTLIKPLGSIVGYRPNDSLQRGDVIIKSIPVKIYSVQLEKLFRQFFEVPNVYNTFLKYSETIIEANDNLIHNFIQSQMWRDKILLSDKILIPFFLYFDDFETNNPLGSHAGIQKLGAIYVSLPGCPPEFASKLENIFMVLLFNTTDKKLVGNRELFKHIILEINDLESRGIQICVDNQNIQIYLSLALILGDNLGLHSILGFSESFNANYPCRFCKCSKAECNSLTLQDTSKLRTVENYSIDVNIKNLSTTGVVESCIWNDVTSFHVVHNYSVDLMHDLLEGVCNYDLTGILRLFIIDFKYFSLETLNQRIQYFGYGPTDIRNRPQAISENNLKNNKPLMLKTTASEMWCLTRYLGLLIGDMVPRNSEIWQLYIVLNKILDIATSHSVGPECPFILKNLIDEHHQLYTKLFKTNLKPKHHHLLHYPSIMERVGPLINIWSMRFEAKHKESKVAAQAITSRKNICYTLFLKNQLKVAHRVANSINFNLSALFKIDNE; this is encoded by the exons atgta TTCTCCAATTTCACATGATTTGAATAACATTTCTAACAACGATCATTTTGACTTACCTGATGCAtctagtattaatattataaataataatgtattggaTGAGTCCATCACCATTGTAACTGACAATGGTGACAACTATGAatcatttgttaataataaagcaGTAGAATTATTGTCAAAATGGTATAACGAGTCAGGGTTACCAAGAAATAAAGTTCAAAGTATTATGAAtgatataacaacatttttaaatgatatagttCCTCCTTTGAAAACTGAAGTAGAATCAAATTTTGCTGGTGATTCCATAATACGCCTAAatgttaagtttaatattttgtgtgatcctttcaaaaatttaaatactgaaCATAAAAGATTTATAGCATTTCACAGCTTGGGTACATTGATAAAACCACTTGGATCTATTGTAGGTTATAGACCAAATGATTCTCTCCAAAGAGGAGATGTGATTATTAAATCAATTCCTGTCAAAATCTATAGCGTACAACTAGAGAAATTATTTAGACAATTTTTTGAAGTaccaaatgtatataataccttTTTGAAATATTCAGAAACTATAATAGAAGCCAATGATAATTTGAtccataattttatacaaagtcAAATGTGGAGAGATAAAATTTTACTctctgataaaatattaattcctttttttctgtattttgatgattttgaaaCAAATAACCCCCTTGGAAGTCATGCTGGAATACAGAAGTTAGGAGCAATTTATGTAAGTTTGCCTGGTTGCCCTCCTGAATTTGCTTCTAagttagaaaacatttttatggttttattgtTTAACACTACTGACAAGAAACTGGTAGGGAATCGGGAACTCTTCAAAcacataattttagaaattaatgaTTTGGAGTCCAGGGGTATTCAGATATGTGTTgacaatcaaaatattcaaatatatttatcattagctCTAATATTAGGTGATAATTTAGGCTTACACAGCATTTTAGGGTTTTCGGAAAGTTTTAATGCAAACTATCCTTGTAGATTTTGCAAATGTTCCAAAGCTGAATGTAATTCTTTAACACTCCAAGATACTTCTAAACTTAGAACAGTggaaaattattcaattgatgTTAACATTAAAAACTTATCCACAACTGGTGTTGTCGAATCTTGTATTTGGAATGATGTTACCTCTTTTCATGTTGTTCATAATTATTCTGTCGACCTCATGCATGACTTACTAGAGGGTGTTTGTAATTATGATTTAACAGGTATTTTAAGGCtctttataattgattttaaatattttagtttagagACACTAAATCAAAGGATACAGTATTTTGGATATGGTCCTACCGACATTAGAAATAGACCTCAAGCAAtttcagaaaataatttaaaaaataacaagccTTTAATGTTAAAGACTACTGCTAGTGAAATGTGGTGCTTAACTAGATATCTAGGTCTGTTAATAGGAGATATGGTTCCTAGAAATTCAGAAATCTggcaattatatattgtattaaataaaatattagatatagcAACATCACACAGTGTTGGACCTGAATGtccatttatattaaaaaacttaattgaTGAACATCatcaattatatacaaaattgttCAAAACCAATTTAAAGCCTAAGCACCATCATCTATTGCACTATCCCTCTATAATGGAAAGAGTAGGTCCATTGATAAATATTTGGTCAATGCGTTTTGAGGCTAAACACAAGGAGTCAAAAGTGGCTGCACAAGCTATAACCAGCAGAAAAAATATCTGCTAcactttatttttgaaaaaccaacTCAAAGTAGCTCATCGAGTAGCCaacagtattaattttaatctatcTGCCCTATTTAAGAttg
- the LOC132947506 gene encoding uncharacterized protein LOC132947506 produces the protein MADEFTKKILNDWNLGMLIETFEDEGVDREALINLDEDMIKTLIPKVGYLSKFLNKFNLFKNSITVPVLELSSQNEINIADINVIEFEPLEGIRNDSTVNQDPVLPTSQSPKVYIHPRTTGSNNGNIKNILQKSQEGNMIIRLYEQNNICNMSMRSKMVKLIIDHELKKSLNETLSSAQIQQLAKEIVECFETESEFIYYTPFQKINKNIKLARGKLWDRYCNVRKDIRKLQNSSKVKPNTLYETIEANEVLDDMIIWLRNNDEPMTVVLDKWAKTSDYRYKKLLESDLELEYFISYPAMRGVNACQLIDLDFDLLFPNKEVAFYNSFQHFVNIFYKYLEKCQTKIVKEVQYFSYLEVLSKPENPDINIAALYILPRIFQSKTICSSTSNGSKKRKVEKWRPSTEEIADGFVCFAKSATQMNDIYCQKENKAKRSNTTVQPYITFLCLDIENPLKVTASYVIINKYQFKVETPMKAVDLAFKSFFSLNLNYPKESEHLWEFIQKYFYNITTDHDKRFTSTNIILNDLKQF, from the exons ATGGCAGatgaatttacaaaaaaaatattaaatgattggAATTTGGGGATGCTGATTGAAACATTTGAag ATGAAGGGGTAGACAGAGAAGCATTGATAAATCTGGATGAAGATATGATCAAAACATTGATCCCAAAAGTCGGTTACctatcaaaatttttaaacaaatttaacttgtttaaaaatagtattactgTTCCA GTGTTAGAACTATCCAGTCAAAATGAAATAAACATTGctgatattaatgttattgaattTGAACCTCTTGAGGGTATAAGAAATGATTCCACAGTTAACCAAGATCCTGTTCTCCCAACATCACAATCTCccaaa gtgTATATACATCCTAGAACTACTGGaagtaataatggtaatataaaaaatatactacaaaaGTCCCAAGAGGGAAATATGATAATAAGActttatgaacaaaataatatatgcaatatgaGTATGAGAAGTAAAATGGTGAAGTTAATTATTGATcatgaactaaaaaaaagtttaaatgagACATTATCTTCAGCCCAAATTCAACAGTTAGCAAAGGAGATTGTTGAATGTTTTGAAACAGAATCggaattcatttattatacaccatttcaaaaaataaataaaaatattaaattagcaCGAGGTAAATTATGGGACCGTTACTGCAATGTACGAAAAGACATTCGGAAGTTACAAAACAGCTCTAAAGTAAAACCAAATACATTATACGAAACCATCGAAGCAAATGAAG tttTGGATGATATGATAATTTGGCTAAGAAATAATGATGAGCCGATGACTGTTGTACTAGACAAATGGGCCAAAACAAGTGATTATAGGTACAAGAAATTATTAGAGAGTGACCTAGagctagaatattttattagttatccaGCCATGAGAGGTGTTAATGCGTGTCAGTTG attgatTTGGATTTTGATCTACTTTTTCCAAATAAAGAAGTTGCATTTTATAACAGTTTCcaacattttgtcaacattttttataagtatttagaaAAGTGtcaaactaaaattgtaaagGAAGTACAATATTTTAGCTATTTAGAAGTGCTTAGCAAACCAGAAAATCCAG ACATTAATATAGCTGCATTATATATTCTTCCAAGAATATTTCAATCGAAAACAATTTGCTCATCTACGTCAAATGGTTCAAAGAAAAGAAAAGTTGAAAAGTGGAGACCTTCAACTGAAGAAATTGCTGATGGATTTGTTTGTTTTGCTAAA TCTGCAACACAAATGAATGACATATATTGCCAAAAAGAAAACAAGGCTAAAAGATCAAACACTACAGTACAaccatatattacatttttatgtctaGACATCGAAAATCCTCTTAAGGTAACTGCATCTTATGTGATAATTAATAAGTACCAATTTAAAGTAGAAACACCTATGAAAGCAGTTGATCTGgcgtttaaaagttttttttcgttaaacCTCAATTATCCGAAAGAATCTGAACATTTATGGGAAtttatccaaaaatatttttataatattaccaccgATCACGACAAACGATTCACATCCacaaatataatcttaaatgatctaaaacaattttga